Proteins from one Kiritimatiellia bacterium genomic window:
- a CDS encoding ABC transporter permease subunit yields MDFVRNTKAIAKRELVSYFESPVAYVFMIVFLMLLGFLTFFVSRFYEIGQADLRPFFFWHPWLFLILVPAAAMRLWAEERRSGTIETLLTLPVSMTEAILGKFLAAWIFIGLIIALTFPIVLTTVYLGDPDKGAIIGGYIGSFLLAGTYLAVGMMTSAFTRNQVISFVLALMICLFLLLAGWPPVTDLLVKWAPDWLVNGVAAFSFMPHYEAFQKGILDSRDFVYYLSAIALMLFGTYIVVESRKSA; encoded by the coding sequence CGCAATACGAAGGCAATCGCAAAACGCGAGCTCGTTTCCTACTTTGAATCGCCGGTGGCTTATGTTTTTATGATTGTCTTTTTAATGCTGCTTGGCTTTCTGACATTTTTCGTGTCGCGTTTTTATGAAATCGGCCAGGCCGACCTGCGTCCCTTTTTCTTCTGGCACCCCTGGCTTTTCCTGATCCTGGTGCCGGCGGCCGCCATGCGGCTTTGGGCGGAAGAGCGCCGCTCCGGCACGATAGAAACGCTGCTGACCCTCCCGGTATCCATGACCGAGGCCATCCTCGGAAAATTCCTGGCGGCCTGGATTTTTATCGGACTCATCATCGCGCTCACCTTCCCCATTGTCCTGACGACGGTTTATCTCGGGGACCCGGACAAGGGCGCGATCATTGGCGGCTATATCGGCAGTTTCCTGCTGGCGGGAACGTATCTTGCGGTCGGCATGATGACTTCGGCTTTTACGCGCAACCAGGTGATCAGTTTTGTTCTGGCGCTGATGATCTGTCTCTTTTTACTGCTGGCCGGCTGGCCGCCGGTAACCGATCTGCTGGTCAAGTGGGCCCCGGACTGGCTGGTGAACGGCGTGGCGGCTTTCAGTTTCATGCCGCACTACGAGGCGTTTCAGAAGGGGATATTGGACAGCCGCGATTTTGTTTATTACCTGAGCGCGATCGCGCTCATGCTCTTTGGAACTTACATCGTCGTTGAAAGCAGAAAATCGGCGTGA